Within Bifidobacterium dentium JCM 1195 = DSM 20436, the genomic segment CGCGATCAAACATGGCATCGGCAAGAAGGAGAACGGCGGCTTCGTCAGGCTGAGCGCTCGCGAAAGGCAGGGCGTGGTGCGTATTGAAATCGCTGACAATGGCGTCGGCATGGATGAGCGCACGTTGTACGGTCTGACCGGCAGCATCCTGCAGACCGCCGAAAGCGTCGACCGGCCGGAGGGCGATGGCCGCAGCCATGTCGGCCTTACGAACGTGCGTGAACGTTTGCGGCTGATGTCGCATGGCACCCTCGCCGTGTCCAGCCAGCCAGGCAGGGGCACCACGGTCATCATCTCCATTCCCAAAGGAATATGATTTCCGATTTCCTGAATTCCCTGCGACGACGTTTGCGGCGCGAATGAGACCGAGTCTGGCTTGGACCGTCCCGCGCGGTAAGGTGGTTATGTTTTGCCGCGCATTCGAAAGAGCATTCGGGGAGAGATATGAGCCAAGGATTCGCGCCGTTCTATGACGTCAATCGCACGTATGAAGACAATTATCTGCAAGGGCCGTTCGGTGCGTTCGCCAAAGTGCTGCAGGAGGATCGCGGTCCTTCGGCCGCACAGTCTTCCGCACCCGTCCAGACCGCTTCGGGTGAGGATTTCCTCGGCTTCCACGTGAACCTGCCGTTCGGCATCCCCGCCGGGCCGCTGCTCAATGAGAGGTTCACGACCGCCGCCTTCCGCATGGGCTTCGATCTGGCCGTTTACAAGACCGTGCGCTCGCGTGCGTGGGGCTGCAACGCCTTTCCGAACGTGCTCGCCGTGCATCCGAAAAATGCCGACGGATCGCTGATTCCCGGCAGCGCCGAGCTGGATGAGGGTGTGCTGGCCGACACCCGTTACGAGCTGCCGATTTCGATTTCCAACAGTTTCGGCGTTCCTTCACGAGACCCGGATGAATGGCAGCCGGATATGAAGAAGGCGATCGAGGCCGCCGGCAGCGGTCAATTGCTGGTGCCGAGCTTCCAGGGTTCGCGCGTGGACGGCATGGATCAGGATGATTACATTGCCGATCATGTCACCACCGCGCGTCTTGTCTGCGAAACCGGCGCTGGATTGATGGAGATGAACACGAGCTGCCCGAACGAGGGCCACAATCGTTTGCTGTGCCACGATCCGCATTTGGTAGGTCGCATTACGGAGGCCGTGAAAAATGAGATCGGCGACCGTCCGCTCGTCGTCAAACTCGCCTATATTCCGAATGATGCCGACTTGGAGATCATGGTGAAGGAAACCGCTGCACACGGTACCGTGCAGGGTTTCTCCACCATCAACACGATTTCGGCGAAATTGGTCGATGCTCACGGCAATCAGGCATTGCCGGGAGCTGGCCGTGACCGTTCCGGCGTGTGCGGCAATGCCATTCGCGGCGCCGGTCTCGACATGGTGGGCCGTCTGCATGCGATCCGTGAAAAGCTGGGTCTCGATTTCACCATCGTGGGTGTGGGCGGCGTGGTTCGCCCCGAAGACTACCGGGCGTATCGTGAGGCTGGTGCGAATGCCGTGATGAGCGCGACCGGTGCCATGTGGAACGCGAATCTGGCCCGTGACATTGCAAGCAGCATCTGAAAACCGAACAAAACGGGGAGACACTGCGCCGAACGCGTGATTTCACGAGCTTGCTACAGTCCGTATGGCAAACTGAAGGATAGTGTGTTTCAAGTTTGGAGTTCGAGGGAAACGAAAGAGGTAGAACGTGTCTGAAAACAAGGACGACATTCTGCACGTCGTAGGCGGCAAGCCGCTGAACGGCACCATTAAGGTACGCGGCGCGAAGAACTTCGTGAGCAAGGCCATGGTGGCCGCATTGCTCGCTCCTGGCAAATCCGTGTTGAAGAACGTGCCGGAGATTCGTGACGTACATGTGGTGTCCGACCTGCTCCGTCTGCATGGCGTGGATGTGGATGTGGATGGTGCCAAGGGCATTGTG encodes:
- a CDS encoding beta/alpha barrel domain-containing protein — translated: MSQGFAPFYDVNRTYEDNYLQGPFGAFAKVLQEDRGPSAAQSSAPVQTASGEDFLGFHVNLPFGIPAGPLLNERFTTAAFRMGFDLAVYKTVRSRAWGCNAFPNVLAVHPKNADGSLIPGSAELDEGVLADTRYELPISISNSFGVPSRDPDEWQPDMKKAIEAAGSGQLLVPSFQGSRVDGMDQDDYIADHVTTARLVCETGAGLMEMNTSCPNEGHNRLLCHDPHLVGRITEAVKNEIGDRPLVVKLAYIPNDADLEIMVKETAAHGTVQGFSTINTISAKLVDAHGNQALPGAGRDRSGVCGNAIRGAGLDMVGRLHAIREKLGLDFTIVGVGGVVRPEDYRAYREAGANAVMSATGAMWNANLARDIASSI